From the genome of Pseudalkalibacillus berkeleyi, one region includes:
- a CDS encoding anti-sigma regulatory factor yields MAVQSCIDVRNEWDIVSARQLGRDLAKELGFSSVDQARITTAISELARNIYLYAGNGRVCIEPIEEGNRRGLRISANDTGPGIQDIRKVMEDGYTTSGGLGAGLPGVKRLMDEFAIQSTVDVGTEISITKWLR; encoded by the coding sequence ATGGCCGTCCAATCCTGTATAGATGTAAGAAATGAATGGGATATTGTCAGCGCAAGACAACTTGGAAGAGACCTTGCGAAAGAATTAGGGTTTTCAAGTGTAGACCAAGCAAGAATTACGACAGCAATATCTGAATTAGCCCGAAACATATACTTATATGCAGGTAATGGTAGAGTTTGCATAGAACCAATTGAAGAGGGTAATAGAAGAGGGCTACGCATTAGTGCGAACGATACAGGTCCTGGAATACAAGATATTCGCAAAGTAATGGAAGATGGATATACAACATCTGGTGGACTAGGAGCAGGTTTGCCAGGCGTAAAACGACTCATGGATGAGTTCGCGATTCAATCTACAGTGGATGTAGGGACTGAAATATCGATTACAAAATGGCTCCGGTAG
- a CDS encoding STAS domain-containing protein → MRVPILKLHEYLLISIQVELDDKTALQFQEDLLTKIHDTGAKGIVIDLTSVDMVDSFIAKVLGDVVKMSNLMGAKVVLTGIQPPVAITLIDLGIHMRDVPTALDLEQGLDKLQLDLEG, encoded by the coding sequence ATGAGAGTACCTATTCTAAAGTTACATGAGTATCTTTTAATTTCAATACAAGTAGAGTTAGATGATAAGACTGCGCTACAATTTCAAGAGGATTTATTAACGAAAATACACGATACTGGAGCAAAGGGAATCGTTATTGATTTGACATCTGTCGATATGGTGGATTCTTTTATTGCAAAAGTATTAGGCGATGTTGTTAAAATGTCTAATTTGATGGGAGCAAAGGTCGTATTAACTGGTATACAACCTCCAGTTGCGATTACACTTATTGATTTAGGAATTCATATGCGAGATGTGCCTACAGCTCTAGACCTTGAACAAGGTTTAGACAAACTTCAACTGGATTTGGAGGGATGA
- a CDS encoding STAS domain-containing protein: MNSSVYEVMQKNRSSIEEAWQDKMLNFREEERELSNVTKDVFLNSNTEFINNLMKHVVEQRSDVGPDLQDFFERTVQIGWPLSYVTKGLQVFRRIGLKTIINDKEDLDEVMDTFDAFDRSVDNLFEAIVSYSTQNWRNTVSVQKKALLELSAPLIPVFENISVMPLIGTIDTERAKLIMENLLDGVIENRSQVVLIDITGVPVVDTMVAHHIIQAAEAVRLIGSKCILVGIRPEIAQTIVNLGIDLSDFPTRSTLLKGIESALEITNKKIETLS, from the coding sequence ATGAATTCAAGTGTATATGAAGTTATGCAGAAGAATCGTTCTTCTATAGAAGAAGCGTGGCAAGATAAAATGTTAAACTTCAGAGAAGAAGAACGTGAACTATCGAATGTGACGAAAGATGTATTCCTTAATTCGAATACTGAGTTTATAAATAATTTAATGAAACATGTAGTAGAGCAACGAAGTGATGTTGGACCTGATCTTCAAGATTTCTTTGAAAGAACAGTACAAATTGGTTGGCCGCTTAGCTACGTAACAAAAGGTCTACAAGTTTTCAGACGGATCGGTCTTAAAACAATTATTAATGACAAGGAAGATTTAGATGAAGTAATGGATACGTTTGATGCATTTGACCGTTCTGTGGACAACCTTTTTGAAGCGATTGTTTCTTATTCTACACAAAACTGGAGAAATACAGTTTCGGTTCAGAAGAAAGCATTGCTTGAACTGTCTGCACCTTTAATACCTGTTTTTGAAAACATTAGTGTAATGCCTCTAATCGGAACGATTGATACCGAAAGAGCAAAATTAATTATGGAAAACCTTTTAGATGGTGTCATTGAAAATCGATCTCAGGTTGTATTGATTGATATTACAGGAGTACCTGTTGTAGATACAATGGTTGCTCATCATATCATTCAAGCAGCTGAAGCTGTCCGTTTAATCGGATCGAAATGTATTTTAGTTGGGATTCGTCCGGAAATCGCACAAACAATTGTCAACTTGGGAATTGATCTAAGTGACTTTCCAACCAGAAGTACGCTACTTAAGGGGATTGAGTCTGCATTAGAAATAACAAATAAAAAAATTGAAACCTTATCCTAG
- a CDS encoding type II toxin-antitoxin system PemK/MazF family toxin, translated as MIVKRGDVYFADLSPVVGSEQGGIRPVLIIQNDIGNRFSPTVIVAAITAQIQKAKLPTHVEISAKKYKFERDSVILLEQIRTIDKQRLTDKITHLDDEMMKKVDDALQISLGLIDF; from the coding sequence TTGATAGTTAAGCGTGGCGACGTTTACTTTGCAGATCTTTCTCCAGTAGTAGGGTCGGAACAAGGCGGAATCCGCCCGGTATTGATTATACAAAATGATATCGGTAACCGGTTTAGTCCTACTGTAATCGTCGCGGCCATTACAGCCCAGATTCAAAAGGCTAAACTACCTACTCACGTTGAAATTAGTGCTAAGAAATATAAGTTTGAACGTGATTCTGTTATATTGTTGGAGCAAATTCGTACCATAGATAAACAGAGACTGACAGACAAAATCACACATTTAGATGACGAAATGATGAAAAAAGTCGATGATGCTCTACAAATAAGTTTAGGACTCATTGATTTCTAG
- a CDS encoding CopG family ribbon-helix-helix protein: MHKKQIVISLPEQLIKKVDGAIMNENLNRSEFIHQATEMYLQERESRHIRESMRQGYMEMAKINLNIASEAFLAEEEADLTLDRLVSGV; this comes from the coding sequence ATGCACAAAAAGCAAATCGTAATAAGCTTACCGGAGCAACTGATAAAAAAGGTGGACGGAGCGATTATGAACGAGAACTTGAACAGAAGCGAGTTTATTCATCAAGCAACCGAAATGTATCTGCAGGAACGGGAAAGCCGGCATATCCGTGAATCCATGCGTCAGGGGTATATGGAAATGGCTAAGATCAACTTAAATATTGCATCAGAAGCCTTTCTTGCTGAGGAGGAAGCTGATCTAACTTTGGACCGCTTAGTAAGCGGGGTGTAA
- the alr gene encoding alanine racemase, with translation MHYFRDTWIEVNLDDISENYLKIQHHQRDGTKVMAIVKADGYGHGAYQVANHLIESGVDYLGVALLDEAIALRQSGIEVPILVLGWVAPEHAPIASKNGISLTIFQNEWLQQVALQENPLNLHVKFDTGMGRLGINDENEAKLIINKIKENPSLKLEGAFSHFATADELDSELVQLQKNRFSNYLSLINAEGLSVEMVHFGNSAGAIRFPDDEQHYVRVGISLYGLSPSEEMKSVIPFSLKQAFSLHSKLTHVKQISPGDTISYGATYQADETEWVGTVPIGYADGWIRRYAEKGHILVQGHRCKIVGRICMDQLIVKLPFQVDVGTQVTLVGKQADDEITIDEIAQQNDTINYEVPCLISSRVPRVYKKNNQIIETVNQILNN, from the coding sequence ATGCATTATTTCAGAGATACATGGATAGAAGTGAATCTGGATGATATTAGTGAAAATTATCTAAAAATACAACATCATCAACGAGATGGCACTAAGGTCATGGCCATAGTTAAAGCAGATGGATATGGACATGGGGCTTACCAGGTGGCAAACCACTTAATTGAAAGTGGCGTTGACTATCTGGGTGTTGCTCTTCTAGATGAGGCAATTGCTTTGAGGCAGAGTGGAATCGAGGTCCCCATTCTTGTTCTAGGATGGGTAGCTCCTGAACATGCGCCGATTGCTTCAAAGAATGGTATTTCACTCACAATCTTCCAAAATGAGTGGTTACAACAGGTCGCTCTCCAAGAGAATCCATTGAATCTTCATGTCAAATTTGACACTGGAATGGGACGTCTTGGTATAAATGATGAAAATGAGGCAAAGCTAATCATTAATAAAATAAAAGAAAATCCGAGTTTAAAGTTAGAAGGCGCTTTTTCCCACTTCGCAACAGCAGATGAACTAGATTCTGAGCTTGTTCAACTTCAGAAGAACAGGTTCTCAAACTACTTGTCATTAATTAATGCCGAGGGGCTTTCAGTAGAAATGGTTCACTTCGGTAATAGTGCAGGTGCAATTCGGTTTCCAGATGATGAGCAGCATTATGTAAGGGTCGGCATATCGCTTTACGGCCTTTCGCCTTCGGAGGAAATGAAGAGCGTTATTCCTTTCTCTCTTAAACAGGCTTTCTCTCTCCATAGTAAATTGACCCATGTTAAGCAAATAAGCCCAGGGGACACCATTAGCTATGGTGCAACATATCAAGCTGATGAAACAGAATGGGTTGGTACTGTACCAATTGGATATGCGGATGGATGGATTCGCCGATATGCAGAAAAAGGTCATATCCTTGTTCAAGGTCATCGTTGTAAAATTGTAGGGAGAATTTGTATGGATCAACTAATCGTGAAATTACCGTTCCAAGTAGATGTTGGAACACAAGTCACATTAGTTGGGAAGCAGGCAGATGATGAAATTACGATCGATGAAATTGCCCAGCAAAATGATACGATTAACTATGAAGTTCCATGCTTAATTTCTTCTAGAGTGCCAAGAGTCTACAAAAAAAACAACCAAATTATTGAAACAGTGAATCAAATCCTTAATAATTAG
- a CDS encoding LolA family protein has product MNNLKRALSLLVIALLITVLAACGSKSQKDVLSDLEGTMKKMSSYKSEATMTLQTGEQPITYNIEIWHKKPNFYKVSLKNAEKDQSQMILRNSDGVFVLTPALNKSFRFQSEWPENSSQVYLMESLISDILNDDERNFKAGEKGYVFNTKTNYQNKNLYKQEITLDKSNLMPSKVKVMDKDMKILVDVKFKKTKLNSKIDDGAFDMERNMEGAQLEVPTMAAGEKELTPLFPKFIPEGSSLLNQLANDDGDEIILTYAGDKPFTIIQRQAVVAPAMKMLTMHEGNLVDLGFAVGVLSGKTLNWSVDGVDYYLSSSELTQEDMAAIASSMMSTQGK; this is encoded by the coding sequence ATGAATAATTTGAAAAGAGCACTCTCACTTCTAGTTATTGCACTTTTGATTACGGTATTGGCGGCATGTGGTTCGAAGAGTCAAAAGGATGTACTTTCTGATCTCGAAGGTACGATGAAGAAAATGTCCAGTTATAAATCAGAAGCTACAATGACGTTGCAAACTGGAGAGCAACCGATTACTTACAATATTGAGATTTGGCATAAGAAACCAAATTTCTATAAAGTGAGCCTAAAGAATGCTGAGAAAGACCAGAGCCAAATGATTTTGAGAAACAGTGATGGTGTGTTTGTGCTAACTCCTGCCTTAAATAAGAGCTTTCGATTCCAAAGCGAATGGCCGGAGAACAGTAGCCAAGTTTATTTAATGGAGTCGCTAATAAGCGACATTTTAAATGATGATGAACGGAACTTTAAAGCAGGGGAAAAGGGATACGTTTTCAATACGAAAACCAATTATCAAAATAAGAATCTATACAAACAAGAAATCACCCTAGATAAATCTAACTTGATGCCAAGTAAAGTCAAGGTTATGGATAAAGATATGAAAATTCTAGTAGATGTGAAGTTTAAGAAAACAAAGCTGAATTCTAAGATTGATGATGGGGCTTTCGATATGGAAAGAAATATGGAAGGTGCTCAACTTGAAGTGCCAACGATGGCGGCAGGAGAGAAAGAGCTAACTCCATTATTTCCGAAGTTCATACCTGAAGGATCCTCGCTATTGAATCAATTAGCAAATGATGATGGGGATGAGATCATCTTAACATATGCCGGAGACAAACCATTTACAATCATTCAACGTCAAGCAGTCGTTGCGCCTGCAATGAAAATGCTTACGATGCATGAAGGAAACCTAGTTGATTTAGGTTTCGCAGTGGGTGTACTTAGTGGGAAAACTTTGAACTGGTCGGTAGATGGGGTAGATTATTACCTTTCATCGAGTGAACTTACACAAGAAGATATGGCCGCAATCGCTTCCTCTATGATGAGTACACAAGGTAAATAG
- the acpS gene encoding holo-ACP synthase: MIVGIGIDIIEIERIEHTYKRQPKFVERILTDQEMGHFLSLNERRRIEFLAGRFAVKEAYAKATGTGIGESLSWQDIEIVPDNMGKPTLRSNSENIAHVSISHSKEYVVAQVILESPSS, from the coding sequence ATGATCGTCGGAATTGGTATAGATATCATTGAAATTGAACGAATTGAACATACATATAAACGTCAACCGAAATTTGTAGAACGAATTTTAACGGATCAAGAGATGGGACACTTTTTATCCTTAAATGAAAGAAGGCGAATTGAATTCCTTGCTGGACGATTTGCTGTAAAAGAAGCATATGCGAAAGCGACAGGAACCGGAATAGGAGAAAGCTTAAGTTGGCAGGATATCGAAATTGTCCCTGATAATATGGGGAAACCAACCTTGCGTTCAAACTCCGAAAACATTGCCCACGTATCGATATCTCATAGCAAAGAGTATGTAGTCGCACAAGTAATCCTCGAAAGCCCGTCAAGCTAG
- a CDS encoding rhomboid family intramembrane serine protease — protein MFVRTENFRSFIRLYPIITIIIAIHILFFIGVNLSTDLLRLTAGFNIYILAGEYWRLVTPIFVHEAFPHFLFNSFSLFLFGPALERILGKYKFIIGYIGAGVIANIATLFLQGPGYSHIGASGSIFGLFGLYVYIIYARKELIDQQNSQLVMTILVLSLVMTFVTPRINILGHLFGLVGGAALGPILLMSRKSRY, from the coding sequence ATGTTTGTCCGGACTGAGAATTTTCGTTCTTTCATCCGTCTTTATCCTATTATCACCATAATTATCGCCATTCACATCCTTTTCTTTATTGGCGTGAACTTATCCACAGATTTACTAAGATTAACAGCAGGGTTTAACATATATATTTTAGCAGGTGAATATTGGAGGCTCGTAACACCTATATTCGTGCACGAAGCATTCCCTCACTTCCTGTTCAATTCGTTCTCACTATTCCTTTTCGGACCAGCATTAGAACGTATTCTAGGGAAATATAAATTTATCATTGGTTATATTGGGGCAGGTGTCATTGCAAATATCGCAACGCTCTTTCTACAAGGACCTGGGTATTCACATATCGGTGCTTCAGGATCCATCTTCGGATTATTTGGTCTTTATGTCTACATTATTTATGCTCGTAAAGAACTTATAGATCAACAGAATTCACAACTCGTGATGACAATTCTTGTGCTAAGTCTTGTTATGACATTCGTTACACCAAGAATCAACATTCTCGGTCATTTATTCGGACTTGTTGGGGGCGCAGCTTTAGGACCAATCCTTTTAATGTCCCGTAAATCACGGTATTAA
- a CDS encoding STAS domain-containing protein, with product MSHVTNIPVPYFQINHDYKILARSKVADELFPLVAGFLELVDGDSMTKATKYLRIKSGTSQFELVMQTTTNPFSLFEVHLSWNMDHTCEIVCINKDDQSNQLFKQVDRLHSRLENTNYELLEKKNELEYAMQKINELSGPIISLTEKVALVPLFGELTDEKMHYIAEKILRIAHEKNQERLYFDFTGVGEVTQEGVDELQGLFKTLWYMGQIEAIIIGITPKQAVVLNHLDTQYPLKFVSTLKDAIKDLYQKV from the coding sequence ATGTCACACGTAACCAACATTCCAGTTCCATACTTTCAAATCAATCATGATTATAAGATTTTAGCACGTTCTAAAGTGGCAGACGAGCTCTTTCCTTTGGTAGCGGGTTTTCTTGAGCTTGTAGACGGCGACAGTATGACGAAGGCTACGAAATACTTGCGTATCAAAAGTGGTACATCTCAATTTGAGCTTGTAATGCAAACGACAACGAACCCCTTCTCGCTATTTGAAGTTCACCTTTCATGGAATATGGATCATACTTGTGAAATTGTTTGTATCAACAAAGACGATCAAAGCAATCAGTTGTTCAAGCAAGTTGACCGCCTGCACTCTAGATTAGAAAATACAAACTATGAGCTGCTGGAGAAAAAGAATGAATTAGAGTATGCGATGCAAAAAATTAATGAACTCTCAGGTCCTATTATTTCTTTAACAGAAAAAGTCGCTCTCGTACCACTCTTTGGTGAGCTAACCGATGAAAAAATGCATTATATTGCAGAAAAGATTTTGCGTATTGCCCATGAGAAAAATCAAGAACGTTTATATTTTGATTTCACAGGTGTGGGAGAAGTAACCCAAGAAGGGGTTGATGAATTACAGGGATTGTTTAAAACACTTTGGTACATGGGACAAATCGAAGCGATTATTATTGGAATTACACCTAAACAAGCGGTAGTGCTGAACCATCTAGATACTCAATATCCACTGAAATTTGTATCTACTTTAAAAGATGCAATTAAAGATTTATATCAGAAAGTGTAA
- a CDS encoding cobalamin B12-binding domain-containing protein, protein MEGKVNLFTNYLLAGDEASCEMLIEDLPDKGNIFIVFQLLTRSMQRIGELWENNEISVADEHLATATCDFILSQYKYRYITKKQTKKNEKKAMFFCLENEQHYLGTKMIASLFEYNGWDVRLFGANLPLEYAQSQAEEWKPDLIGISVAIMYHLPKLKSYIDTLSQTSIQPCMLVGGRLAGIYDLRPYCSKETVIMKDIKDVQDWLDQVSSEGNSNVTRNQHSSSILSNQS, encoded by the coding sequence ATGGAAGGGAAAGTTAATTTGTTTACAAATTACCTACTTGCGGGTGATGAGGCAAGTTGCGAAATGCTTATTGAGGATTTGCCCGACAAAGGTAATATTTTCATCGTTTTTCAACTACTAACTCGGTCCATGCAGCGTATAGGTGAGTTATGGGAAAACAATGAGATTTCAGTTGCTGATGAACACCTTGCAACAGCTACTTGTGACTTCATTCTTTCCCAATATAAATATAGGTATATTACGAAAAAGCAAACTAAGAAAAACGAGAAAAAAGCGATGTTTTTCTGCTTAGAGAATGAACAACATTATTTAGGAACGAAAATGATTGCTAGCTTGTTTGAATATAATGGATGGGATGTTCGGTTATTCGGAGCGAACTTACCGCTTGAGTATGCTCAGTCTCAAGCAGAAGAATGGAAGCCGGATTTAATCGGTATTTCCGTTGCGATCATGTACCATTTACCTAAACTGAAAAGCTATATCGATACACTGAGTCAAACTTCTATTCAACCGTGTATGTTAGTAGGCGGCCGTCTTGCTGGAATTTATGATTTGAGGCCGTATTGTTCTAAGGAAACCGTGATTATGAAGGATATTAAAGATGTTCAAGACTGGTTAGATCAAGTAAGTAGTGAGGGGAATTCTAATGTCACACGTAACCAACATTCCAGTTCCATACTTTCAAATCAATCATGA
- a CDS encoding antibiotic biosynthesis monooxygenase family protein, whose protein sequence is MFIVHSTVKVPIDKTEEVIDIYRNRSRQVDQAEGFHSFELLQNDKSPEELTVQIKFTNKKSYLEWVRSDDFKRIHELEKKYPDKELADIIPKVQMYSVVAT, encoded by the coding sequence ATGTTCATTGTCCACTCTACAGTTAAAGTACCAATTGATAAGACAGAGGAAGTCATTGATATTTATCGAAATCGGTCACGACAAGTAGATCAAGCAGAAGGGTTCCACTCTTTCGAATTATTACAAAATGATAAATCCCCTGAAGAATTGACTGTGCAAATTAAATTTACGAATAAGAAAAGTTATTTGGAATGGGTCCGAAGTGATGATTTCAAACGTATTCACGAACTTGAAAAGAAATACCCTGACAAAGAACTAGCTGACATTATACCAAAAGTCCAGATGTATAGTGTTGTGGCTACATGA
- a CDS encoding PH domain-containing protein has translation MYKPTRLHPLAAGLSFLKLLKEWFIPLIIFFFIGPGNETDMFWVKFAPFLFIGLLAVYGLIQWFRFTYHIEGDELKIEHGVFVRKKRYIPQKRIQSIDYTQGIFHRFFKVVKVNIETAGGGMGAEASLAAIRKMDADQLSEVLRDNKRTESPEESTPSTIESPLYTYTLSMKDLLIAASTSGGIGVMLPLVGTFASQLDSIIPEDFYVIAFNWLSGFSWVIIAALAFISVFVAWFASFMGVILKYANFQLKRYDDRIVITRGLLEKRELTFPLHRVQGIRIVENVLRQPFGYATVHVESAGGAGPEAGMSAMLLPIIKRKHLNRELHKIMSGYQLPDQMNTLPRRSMKRYILRGVLPSVLLLPLLWWLPSSLWVLLIVPIATLALWGVLRYKDGKWFVNDKAFYIQSRGLSRSLLITEKRRMQDFEVTESFFQKRHQLTSLKTSILSAGVGKAFRLMDVDRDEGKDVFNWYTRE, from the coding sequence ATGTATAAGCCTACAAGATTACATCCGTTAGCTGCAGGGTTATCTTTTTTGAAATTACTTAAGGAATGGTTTATTCCGCTTATTATCTTTTTCTTTATTGGTCCAGGAAATGAAACGGATATGTTTTGGGTCAAATTTGCTCCGTTTTTGTTCATTGGTTTACTCGCTGTTTATGGACTCATTCAATGGTTCCGCTTCACTTATCATATAGAAGGGGATGAATTGAAGATTGAGCATGGAGTTTTTGTGCGAAAGAAACGATACATACCTCAGAAAAGAATTCAGTCTATAGACTATACGCAAGGCATTTTTCATCGTTTTTTTAAAGTTGTAAAAGTTAATATCGAAACAGCCGGTGGTGGTATGGGAGCTGAAGCATCTTTAGCGGCTATTCGTAAAATGGATGCAGATCAATTGTCTGAAGTTTTGCGTGATAATAAGAGGACAGAGTCCCCTGAGGAATCCACCCCTTCTACTATTGAAAGTCCTTTATACACATACACGTTATCAATGAAGGATCTATTAATTGCCGCTTCAACTTCAGGGGGAATTGGTGTGATGTTACCACTAGTTGGTACCTTCGCATCACAACTAGATTCCATCATCCCAGAAGACTTTTACGTAATTGCATTTAATTGGTTAAGTGGGTTCAGCTGGGTCATTATTGCGGCATTGGCATTCATTTCTGTATTCGTTGCTTGGTTCGCATCCTTTATGGGTGTGATCTTGAAATATGCGAACTTCCAATTGAAGCGATATGATGACCGAATCGTGATCACACGAGGCTTGCTTGAGAAAAGAGAACTAACTTTTCCGTTGCATAGAGTCCAGGGAATTCGCATTGTGGAGAATGTATTACGACAACCGTTTGGATATGCAACAGTTCACGTTGAAAGTGCAGGTGGTGCTGGACCGGAAGCAGGCATGTCAGCCATGCTGCTACCAATTATCAAGCGCAAGCACCTTAATCGCGAACTGCACAAAATCATGTCTGGTTATCAGTTGCCTGACCAGATGAACACTTTACCAAGACGATCAATGAAACGCTATATTTTAAGAGGGGTTCTGCCGTCCGTACTCTTACTCCCTCTCCTTTGGTGGTTACCGTCTAGCTTATGGGTATTATTAATCGTTCCGATTGCAACGTTGGCATTGTGGGGCGTTCTTAGATATAAGGATGGCAAATGGTTTGTGAACGATAAAGCCTTCTATATACAATCGCGTGGCCTTTCAAGATCATTACTTATTACTGAGAAAAGGCGTATGCAGGACTTTGAGGTGACTGAATCCTTCTTTCAGAAAAGGCATCAACTTACATCATTAAAGACATCCATATTGTCCGCTGGAGTCGGAAAAGCATTTCGACTTATGGATGTTGACCGGGATGAAGGAAAAGACGTGTTTAACTGGTATACTCGAGAATAA
- a CDS encoding PH domain-containing protein encodes MRYEPSNQIAKRALTVWRLNGIFNSLIFLLASIGSVVLVVLTEVPFWVSVIAIILSVIVSYIMIQVVPKIRYRVWRYEVREYEIELKYGLFIIRRVLIPMIRVQHVDTKQGPLLRHYDLSSVTISTAATVHEIPALDNETADQVRDYISQMARVTEEDV; translated from the coding sequence ATGCGTTATGAACCATCCAATCAAATTGCTAAGAGAGCTTTGACAGTATGGCGATTGAACGGTATTTTCAATAGTCTTATCTTTTTACTTGCTTCAATTGGAAGTGTTGTTCTCGTCGTATTAACTGAGGTACCTTTTTGGGTTTCTGTTATTGCCATCATCCTATCTGTTATTGTTTCATACATCATGATTCAAGTCGTACCGAAAATCCGTTATCGTGTTTGGCGGTATGAAGTTAGAGAATATGAAATTGAGTTGAAATACGGACTGTTTATTATTCGGAGAGTACTGATTCCGATGATTAGAGTGCAGCACGTAGATACGAAGCAAGGTCCTTTACTTCGTCATTATGATTTGTCCAGTGTAACCATCTCAACTGCTGCAACGGTTCATGAAATTCCTGCTTTAGATAATGAAACGGCGGATCAAGTGAGAGATTACATCTCACAAATGGCTAGGGTGACAGAAGAAGATGTATAA
- a CDS encoding D-alanyl-D-alanine carboxypeptidase family protein, with protein sequence MKKMNYILTSLLIGFFWLIPLSANAESGQPENLFSESYMLMDASTGQVIAEEDSDRRMYPASITKMVTAIIAIESGKMNEMVTISENAASVEGTRVYLLEGEKLPLRQLVQGLMINSGNDAAIAIAEHLSGSVEDFSKEMNAFAEERLGLENTHFVNPSGLHDKEHYSTASDMAKIAQYSLENETFRDIVKTKKLAWKGKGWDTTLVNHHKLLWRYDGVVGVKNGYTSESQHTLVTAAKKEDTSYIAVTMKSDTSEQAYADTVELLDYGFEHFETKKVAKGTVVTDEDGKEYTLKEDKFFTNIIGEKFNTFVDKEGNLVVSNELDEEIATFPILPDATAQDEVGDTSQPTQAAMGNLQPEDETEQGTLWVTLTFVSFCLLFILLLVNWYRIKLKRKKLRVQRMMNEFKR encoded by the coding sequence ATGAAAAAGATGAATTACATCCTTACATCTTTACTCATTGGTTTTTTTTGGCTCATACCGTTAAGTGCGAATGCTGAATCGGGTCAACCTGAGAACTTGTTTAGTGAATCGTATATGCTTATGGATGCGTCTACGGGTCAAGTCATAGCGGAAGAAGACTCAGACCGAAGGATGTACCCTGCAAGTATTACGAAGATGGTGACAGCAATTATTGCAATTGAATCAGGTAAGATGAATGAAATGGTTACAATTAGTGAAAATGCAGCTTCTGTTGAAGGGACGAGAGTGTATCTGCTTGAAGGAGAAAAGCTGCCTCTTCGACAACTTGTTCAAGGATTAATGATTAATTCTGGGAATGATGCTGCAATCGCTATTGCTGAACATTTATCTGGTAGTGTTGAGGATTTTTCTAAAGAAATGAATGCATTCGCAGAAGAGCGTTTAGGTTTAGAGAATACCCATTTTGTAAATCCGAGTGGATTGCATGATAAAGAACATTACTCCACAGCCTCGGATATGGCAAAGATTGCCCAATATTCATTAGAAAACGAGACATTCAGGGACATCGTTAAAACGAAAAAACTAGCTTGGAAAGGTAAGGGTTGGGATACGACACTTGTGAATCATCATAAACTCCTTTGGAGATACGATGGAGTAGTTGGAGTGAAGAACGGATACACAAGTGAATCTCAACATACTCTTGTTACAGCTGCAAAGAAAGAGGATACAAGCTACATTGCAGTTACGATGAAAAGTGACACATCTGAACAAGCATATGCAGACACGGTAGAGTTATTAGACTATGGCTTTGAACATTTTGAGACAAAGAAAGTGGCAAAGGGTACGGTAGTTACTGATGAAGATGGAAAGGAATATACGTTAAAAGAAGATAAGTTCTTCACCAATATTATTGGAGAAAAGTTCAACACATTTGTTGATAAAGAGGGAAACCTTGTCGTTAGCAATGAACTTGATGAAGAAATTGCTACTTTTCCAATATTGCCAGATGCGACAGCTCAGGATGAGGTAGGCGATACTTCTCAACCGACTCAAGCTGCTATGGGCAATTTGCAGCCAGAGGATGAAACGGAACAGGGAACATTGTGGGTTACCCTAACGTTCGTGAGTTTTTGTCTCCTCTTTATATTACTTCTCGTAAATTGGTATCGAATTAAATTAAAGCGAAAAAAATTACGGGTTCAACGAATGATGAACGAATTCAAAAGATAA